Genomic window (Lutra lutra chromosome 17, mLutLut1.2, whole genome shotgun sequence):
GACTGCAGAGCTGGGtccccaggaggcaggaggaaaggacTGGCAGGCTGCCTGCCATGTGACTGGCACACATAGTAgcctcctggctcctggcagAGGAAGGCCAAGGCTGCAGCACCAACACCAGGTCACCTGCCATGGCTCACATGACCGGCCCCTAACCCTCATCTGCCTCATTTTCTAGCATCTTCCAATCCCCCAAATCCAGCCCAGTGCTATGAGGGGCACCCTGGACACCGGGAACCAGCCTCCACGTCCTTCCACCCACCCAGGATTCAGGTAAGCAGCCCCAGGTGGAAGGTATAGGCACCCAGAAGGAGGACTGTGTCCTTGGTGGCCACTCTGCCCTGTCAGTTTTTCAGGCTTCTTGGCTAGCAGCTTTAGTGCTCTTTGCTGCCCAGAAATGGAGTTGGTATCAGGGTCCCTTCTGCAGATCCTCAGGGACAGGGGCAGGCTGGTGGTCTCTCTAAAACTGGGAAGAATTTGGGCCTTAGGCCACAGAATCTGGTTTAGAGCGACTGACACTGGTAAGGGTTGGTTTCTTCATTTACAGAGAAATCAGGGATTTTGAAGCActtagcagtctttttttttttttttaagtaagttttttgttgttttgttttcgttttagatttttatttatttatttgacagagagacagcgagagagggaacaggaacaggaggagtgggagagggagaagtaggtttagctttctgctgagcagggagcctgatgcaggtctcgatccatgactctgggatcttgacttgagcggaaggcagacgcttaaagaccgagccacctaggcgccccaaaaccTAGCAGTCTTAAACTGGTACTTGGGGACTTGAACCCTCATGGGCACGTGGGGAGGGGTCAAGATGGTGAACCTTGGCAAGAAAGCCTGAGCACCACACAACAGTTTGGCCTTCCcttttgctttcccctccccctccacacaaCAGGTGGCCTTTCTCTAGGAAATAACCTGCAGCCACCTCTTTCCTGGGGCTTTCTTTGAAGGCCGGCCAGCCAGCCCTGGGCTGCAGCCAGCTGGGCGTGGAAGTCCCAGGGAGGCCCCGGCTACCTGGAGTGTTTGGTTGCTTGGGTCCTGAGTGTGAACAGCAGGAGTCCTGTCCTTTCCCAGCAGCTTTGCTCCTAAGCCACTCCACTGGGGAGCGTTCCCAGTGGAAGAGCTGGTTGAGATGTGCTTGGAGGCTGAAAAGTTCCTCCAGGCTCTCTCCACAGTCTGATGGCACAGTGCCCGACAGCTGGGTGGGCAGGCCACATCCTCCAAAGCCGCTGAGCTCCAGCCAGCAGCATTCTGGCTGTGGCTTCGTGGGGCtacctcctccctgtccctggaCCTGCAGGCATTTGCCTGGCAGGATTACTTTTCCCACAGCAAAGCCCCAGATGATGAGATTTGGGGAGGCAAGGAGAGCAGAAGCCAGGGGCAGGGTGTGCATGCCCTGGTAAAGTCCACAAGGGTCCACCACAAGGTGGTGCTTCAACCACCAGAGTTCACCCTTTGGCAGCAGGCAGAACCCAGCCCAccaccccacccacacacccGCTCTGAGCACGGAGATGCTTGGCTGCACTTCCTAATGTGAGTTCTCCTGCACTAAACCTCCCCAAAGCTAGGTCCCCACATCCAGGAATGCTGACAGCCCTCAGCAACTCCCCCAAGGAGGATCTCTGTTACTTTTGTAATCAGAGGCTTGGGGAGAGGTGGCTGGATTCCCTTAGGTCCCCAGGCCTTTTGTTCTCAATGCAGCACACTGTTCAAGGCAAGGAGGTGGGGACAGTCATATCTGTGCCCACCTCAGCTTCTCCCAGAACCCATTAAGGGGTTCTCAGCTTTACTCTCTCTGGCTAGAATATGGAATGGGGCTTCTGAGGGGAGCAGGTGCTAGCAGCATCCCCTCAGTGAGCTGAAGGACAGCTCCTCTCTGCCCTATTTCCCAACCTTCACACACCCTTTTCAGCTTCACCCTTAGCGAGCAAAAGAGTCTTAGGTAGCCTGCCCGCTACTTCAGGTAATGAGTAAGGTCATGACCAGGGGACACGGGCAGGGGCACTGCAGGTGAGCCAGAGGTTGGAGGGTGGACAGGTACCAAGGGTGATGGGCCATATCCCCACAGGAGGAGTGGGGGCTACTGGACCCGTCACAGAAGGAACTGTACTGGGACGCAATGCTGGAGAAGTATGGCACGGTGGTCTCCCTGGGTGAGGACCAGCCATCACCCCTCCTTCAGTGTCTGCATAGCTCTAACCACAGGGTACTCTGCCCAGTCCTGTCCTGTGCATGTCTCCCAGCGCTTACCCGAGTTCCTGCTCATTACCTGAGGGCACCCTGTCACCCACCagggcccccacccccgcccctaaTATGTAAgagcccctcacccacccccatgCTATGACTGCTACCTGactgcccctcaccccagcagGGATACCAGCCCCCCAGCCGGAGGCACGGGTGGAGTTGGAGCCTGGGGCACTGCATACGGGGACAGAGGGTCGAAGAAGCCTCCACCCTGGTGAGTTCTTCTCCATGTGACCCGAACCACCTGTTCTCTGCTGGGGTGGGAGCTTGTCCGCCCCCACACACCTGATGGGAGAGGGTGGGCCAATGTCAAGGGTACTGGGCTACTGGGACTGccacctctccttcccccaggagATGAAAGTGAGAGCCACTGCGAGGGTCCACCCCAGTGCCCAGAGGCCCAGCCACCCCAGGGCCCGGGATCTGTCACCTGGGAGGGCCCGTCTGGGGCCTCTGTGTCTGCCAGGGCAATGCTGGGAGCAAGGCTGGAGGCCGGTGCCCCACGAAGGAAGCCTTATACCTGTGAGCTGTGTGGCCGAGGCTTTGACTGGAAATCAGTCTTCGTCATCCACCACCGGACCCATGCGGATGGGCAGGGTCCACAGGCCCTGGGAATGGGGGGTGCTCAGAAGCTGCCTCCGGTTTCCCGGGAGCCGGGCACACCCCGGCCCCCCCGGCGCATGCTCCCAGGCCCTCGGAGCTATGCGTGTGAGGACTGTGGGCGCAGCTTCAGCTGGAAGTCGCAGCTGGTCATCCACCGCAAGGGCCACGTGGGCCAGCGGCGCCACCTCTGTGGGGACTGCGGCCGTGGCTTTGACTGGAAGTCCCAGCTGGTCATCCATAGGAAGAGCCACCGACCCGAAGCCCCATGAAGGGCCCGAGGTGTCCTCATCCTGCGGGCTTGGGAGCTTCCAGGGCCTGGACACAGTTCCCGGCACTCTGGTTCCAGCTTTCCCTGGGGCTGCTCAGCCTCTGTGATTCTTGGGGGCAGCAGAGGACACTGGTGAATCAGAGTTCCCAGGAGGTTCCCCTGCCCCAGTTCAGTCTCCCCAAAACAGCCACCTGGGCGTAAGTGGAAAGAAGCTGCTCCTCCTTCCACCATCCCGTGAGGCCCGAGTTAGAATCTGCTGCCCAAGCCTGGTGACTTCCTGGCTCTGAGACCCCAGCTTTGACCCAATGCAGGCTGACAGGCCAAGGACTCTCCCTACCCCTGGGACCTCAGTGGCCCCAGGCGGCTGCTCAGAAACTGCCCCTTTCCACCCTTCCTGAAGCTTCCGGGCCCGATGTCTCGGTGTAGAAGATGCAGATGGTCCAGGAGAATATGCCTTGCCTCTGTTTGCAGGCAGATGGAAAACTAGTGCCCGTCCACGTTTGagattttttagaaatttcacTTTCATAATGGAAAGTTTCTGCATAAGAATCCTGATATTTGCTTTCCACGGGTCAGAATATTGGCAGTGCCACtgaatgactaagccacccaggcttagTCGCCCCACGTGAACCCTTTTAAAGCATGGAGTTTTCTCTGGCTTGTGacaggaaagaaagtccaaagGACTCgaagcatggggcacctgggtggctcaatcagttaagcatctgccttcggctctggtcatgatcccagggtcctgggatcgagtcctgcattgggctccctgctcagtggagtctgcttctccctctgccactctccacCTTGCCCCCCTCACCAccatctcaaataaaataaaatcttaaaaaaaaaaaatcgaagccTGAGAAGGATTTGATTCACCACTACTGGCTTGTAAGATAGAGGGAGTCCCACTGTGACCTCTGGAAGTTCAGAACAAACCCTGGCTGACAGCTGGCAAAGAAATAGAGACCTCAGTCCTACCACAAGGCTTTGCAATCTGCCAACAACTTGAACGGGTGTGGAAGTAGATAACTCCCAGGTCTTCAGATAAGAGCCTCCCCAGCCAATGTATTTCAGCTTTGTGATACTCTGAGCAGACAACCCAGCCAGTGCCTCCCAGACTTCTGACCTGCAGAACGGTGAGCTAATCAAtggatgttgttttaagccactaaatttgtggcaaTTTTTTAAGTAGCACACAGAAAACGTAATGCAATCACGTATTGTTAACGGGTGCTCCTCGTGGCTAAAATACAAAACTGGCCTGCATCCAGGGATGAATGGGGTATGGAATAAAATAGTGATAGTGTTTTTCAATAAAAGTATtaataagaattgaaaaaaacaaTGACTTTGGAAAACTTGCCTCTATGTACTACAGCTGAACCTATGTATACTCTTactcagcagttccactcctggcTATGCACCCCACAAATGAAttcttgttttggctcaggtcatgatctcagggttgtgaggt
Coding sequences:
- the ZNF446 gene encoding zinc finger protein 446 isoform X3, translating into MPSPLGPPRLPSVDAVAILEEPEAARLRFRGFCYQEVAGPREALARLRELCRQWLRPEACSKEQMLELLVLEQFLSTLPPEIQAWVRGQRPGSPEEAVALVEGLQHDPGQLLGWITARVLKQVVFPAAQKTEESLGRSHPSGTVELLGATSREGSQDTQMERSAQLSCSVKEEPDADGQEMASSNPPNPAQCYEGHPGHREPASTSFHPPRIQEEWGLLDPSQKELYWDAMLEKYGTVVSLAGIPAPQPEARVELEPGALHTGTEGRRSLHPGDESESHCEGPPQCPEAQPPQGPGSVTWEGPSGASVSARAMLGARLEAGAPRRKPYTCELCGRGFDWKSVFVIHHRTHADGQGPQALGMGGAQKLPPVSREPGTPRPPRRMLPGPRSYACEDCGRSFSWKSQLVIHRKGHVGQRRHLCGDCGRGFDWKSQLVIHRKSHRPEAP
- the ZNF446 gene encoding zinc finger protein 446 isoform X4 — translated: MPSPLGPPRLPSVDAVAILEEPEAARLRFRGFCYQEVAGPREALARLRELCRQWLRPEACSKEQMLELLVLEQFLSTLPPEIQAWVRGQRPGSPEEAVALVEGLQHDPGQLLGWITARVLKQVVFPAAQKTEESLGRSHPSGTVELLGATSREGSQDTQMERSAQLSCSVKEEPDADGQEMASSNPPNPAQCYEGHPGHREPASTSFHPPRIQEEWGLLDPSQKELYWDAMLEKYGTVVSLGIPAPQPEARVELEPGALHTGTEGRRSLHPGDESESHCEGPPQCPEAQPPQGPGSVTWEGPSGASVSARAMLGARLEAGAPRRKPYTCELCGRGFDWKSVFVIHHRTHADGQGPQALGMGGAQKLPPVSREPGTPRPPRRMLPGPRSYACEDCGRSFSWKSQLVIHRKGHVGQRRHLCGDCGRGFDWKSQLVIHRKSHRPEAP
- the ZNF446 gene encoding zinc finger protein 446 isoform X5: MQRKSGRQSGEGAPTVCDSSHFSERNRALLSCERPLAMSIRWRGRARPRLLSLTGNVVRRGGGTCRAGAWLAGAGSPWQRAGAVGGAPPQRRLSGACAAAEVSLVGYKKTPNTTMPSPLGPPRLPSVDAVAILEEPEAARLRFRGFCYQEVAGPREALARLRELCRQWLRPEACSKEQMLELLVLEQFLSTLPPEIQAWVRGQRPGSPEEAVALVEGLQHDPGQLLGWITARVLKQVVFPAAQKTEESLGRSHPSGTVELLGATSREGSQDTQMERSAQLSCSVKEEPDADGQEMASSNPPNPAQCYEGHPGHREPASTSFHPPRIQEEWGLLDPSQKELYWDAMLEKYGTVVSLGEDQPSPLLQCLHSSNHRGYQPPSRRHGWSWSLGHCIRGQRVEEASTLEMKVRATARVHPSAQRPSHPRARDLSPGRARLGPLCLPGQCWEQGWRPVPHEGSLIPVSCVAEALTGNQSSSSTTGPMRMGRVHRPWEWGVLRSCLRFPGSRAHPGPPGACSQALGAMRVRTVGAASAGSRSWSSTARATWASGATSVGTAAVALTGSPSWSSIGRATDPKPHEGPEVSSSCGLGSFQGLDTVPGTLVPAFPGAAQPL
- the ZNF446 gene encoding zinc finger protein 446 isoform X6, whose product is MPSPLGPPRLPSVDAVAILEEPEAARLRFRGFCYQEVAGPREALARLRELCRQWLRPEACSKEQMLELLVLEQFLSTLPPEIQAWVRGQRPGSPEEAVALVEGLQHDPGQLLGWITARVLKQVVFPAAQKTEESLGRSHPSGTVELLGATSREGSQDTQMERSAQLSCSVKEEPDADGQEMASSNPPNPAQCYEGHPGHREPASTSFHPPRIQEEWGLLDPSQKELYWDAMLEKYGTVVSLGEDQPSPLLQCLHSSNHRGYQPPSRRHGWSWSLGHCIRGQRVEEASTLEMKVRATARVHPSAQRPSHPRARDLSPGRARLGPLCLPGQCWEQGWRPVPHEGSLIPVSCVAEALTGNQSSSSTTGPMRMGRVHRPWEWGVLRSCLRFPGSRAHPGPPGACSQALGAMRVRTVGAASAGSRSWSSTARATWASGATSVGTAAVALTGSPSWSSIGRATDPKPHEGPEVSSSCGLGSFQGLDTVPGTLVPAFPGAAQPL